A window from Dysidea avara chromosome 2, odDysAvar1.4, whole genome shotgun sequence encodes these proteins:
- the LOC136247056 gene encoding uncharacterized protein — MEDIQRHRGSRKGYRSHLTRLFANSDELLNTVTTDLTEETRIKTSTALESLIHQLNRKEKLLTDLDAKILSLIENEDELETEVLETEEVQCKITEIVGNIKSFIKTYLQSSIQQPTHSEQPRSKLLDSQPTLATNSEATGDTESNLSMTLETGASLPAPVRDSSSTDKEAAVTLHTLQDKSIASDTGATRQDRSIAPGKGATNSEGGIAIRLPKLTISLFGGDPLDWQPFWDSYEAAIHNNSQLTGAQKLTYLRAQLRGDAAQVIAGLPLTSSSYQHSVEVLQKRFGQNHLLVSSHIQALIDLSTPTDTLEGLRRFHDLIESHIRSLASLGKKTDSYSAMLVPFLLRKLPVNTIRNIARARENSDWTIEELQAALLKEIRIFETSLHSVIPRRSKSSEGASTLPTAAFHANVKGTSTNHSQRPSCSYCKNTTHNSSNCDTIKTQQARVDFIKQNNLCFNCLGHHRVSRCTSKTRCRLCRRKHHTSLCTNNTDDSASRASNQTAPRGTLQSPATTNPTSNPPTINPSANNSNPAQNTPPVASLTISTTATLQSIQLTKEPICLLKTAVATVAHEGTQVDANILFDEGSQRSFATQILIDQLRLQPHQTELIQLSTFGSPNPQVKKLNVASLQVITKSGTPISITVLIVPSIATPLENTVETSCLTDLLHLKGLQLAHPVTRSDSFEISLLIGANHYWDFVGDHTVRGNGPTAISSKLGYLLSGPLSITNPQQPRNITNLMCMITNSRQEEEELQHMWSVESIGISQSTPLDPDEQFFQNYSSTAISRCADGSYIARLPWKEQHPPLPTNFNISQKRTTSLVRRLAQTPHMLSTYDAIISDQLKRGFIERVQASNTSTGVHYIPHHAVRKDSVTTPIRIVFDCSCSESRSSASLNDCLEPGPTLLNDLCSIILRFRLHNYGFATDIEKAFLQIKLHHNDRDYTRFLWLSDTSNPNSELITYRFQAVLFGATSSPFILNAVLRHHLQQYQTTVADDITQNLYVDNIISGCSSAETATQYYQQARQIMKEAKFNLRSWASNSSVLNTLAAQDATADPNTTVNILGIQWSTHDDQLHLTPSKLANINNLVTKREVLQQSCKVFDPIGLATPVTIRAKMLIQRLWKESVDWDEPLSDILCQEWSSIFTDLVSVSELAIPRQYYSCESKMTNAELHLFCDANIKAYGTIAFFRQKDETTFVMARGRVAPLKPLTVPQLELLGALTATRLSDYLQTSFTRHKFKSHFWTDSQIVLYWIQGHKKLKPFVQHRVSEIQLITQKYDATWHYCPTADNPADMITRGSSTSQLSSSLLWNKGPPWLTNDSNWPQWTPSSTFHLHVAAITCEEFIPAAPQPLSSSPTISLHNIIDPNNYSSLGKLLRVSAYVYRFITAIRKHNDCQCEQLTATEIDLARIQWIKNSQYQIYATEISNLNSPNSSNKQSTLVRQLRLFIDSNGLLRCGGRIHNAPLTQLAKFPYLLPPKHPFTALVVYAAHVKLYHSGVGTTVTALRQSYWIPRARQQTIHSPRPSSFTKGKIAECTAVLSDWGGLHRSSLCVQPRRGNQGICMLIHMCYQ; from the exons ATGGAGGACATTCAACGGCACCGCGGTTCACGAAAAGGCTACCGCTCACACCTCACGAGATTGTTCGCTAATTCTGATGAACTGCTGAACACGGTCACTACCGACCTTACCGAAGAGACAAGGATTAAAACCTCTACAGCTCTGGAGTCGTTAATTCATCAACTTAATCGTAAGGAAAAGTTACTCACTGATTTAGACGCCAAGATCCTCTCACTCATTGAAAACGAGGATGAATTAGAGACGGAAGTTCTTGAAACCGAAGAGGTTCAGTGTAAAATAACAGAGATAGTTGGAAACATTAAGTCATTCATCAAAACATATTTGCAGAGCAGCATTCAGCAGCCTACTCACTCAGAGCAACCTAGATCAAAACTACTGGATTCACAGCCAACACTAGCTACAAACTCAGAAGCCACTGGCGACACAGAAAGTAACTTGTCCATGACCCTGGAGACTGGTGCTTCACTACCTGCCCCTGTCCGCGACAGTAGTTCCACTGATAAGGAAGCAGCGGTAACATTGCACACCCTACAAGACAAGTCTATTGCCTCTGACACTGGTGCTACCCGACAAGACAGGTCTATTGCTCCTGGCAAGGGTGCTACTAACAGTGAAGGTGGAATAGCTATACGCCTACCAAAGCTTACAATCTCTTTGTTTGGAGGTGATCCATTAGACTGGCAGCCCTTTTGGGATAGTTATGAAGCAGCAATTCACAATAATTCACAGCTAACTGGTGCACAGAAGCTAACTTACCTACGTGCCCAATTACGTGGTGATGCTGCCCAAGTTATTGCTGGACTTCCGCTTACCTCTTCTAGCTACCAGCACTCTGTTGAAGTTTTACAGAAACGTTTTGGTCAAAATCACTTACTGGTTAGTTCACACATCCAGGCGTTAATTGACCTTTCAACTCCAACAGACACCTTAGAGGGCTTAAGACGGTTTCATGACCTGATTGAAAGCCACATCCGTAGCTTGGCTTCCCTAGGAAAGAAAACTGACTCTTACAGTGCAATGCTTGTCCCCTTCCTGCTAAGAAAGCTACCAGTCAACACCATCAGAAACATAGCTAGAGCTCGTGAAAACAGTGATTGGACTATAGAGGAACTTCAAGCAGCCCTACTTAAGGAAATCAGAATATTTGAAACCAGTCTCCATAGCGTCATACCCCGAAGATCGAAGAGTTCTGAAGGTGCCTCAACTCTTCCAACAGCTGCCTTTCATGCAAATGTTAAGGGCACATCAACTAACCACAGTCAACGCCCTAGTTGCAGCTACTGCAAGAACACTACACACAATTCCAGCAACTGTGATACAATTAAGACGCAACAAGCAAGAGTAGATTTCATCAAACAAAATAACCTATGTTTCAATTGTCTGGGCCATCACAGGGTGTCTAGGTGCACTTCAAAGACACGTTGCCGGCTATGCAGAAGGAAACATCATACCAGCCTCTGCACCAATAACACGGATGATTCAGCTAGTAGAGCATCCAACCAGACAGCACCACGTGGAACTCTTCAAAGTCCGGCCACCACCAATCCTACTAGTAATCCACCAACTATCAATCCGTCGGCTAACAACTCCAATCCAGCTCAAAATACACCGCCAGTAGCATCCTTGACAATATCAACAACTGCAACTCTACAATCTATACAGTTGACAAAGGAGCCTATCTGTTTGCTGAAGACAGCAGTTGCTACAGTCGCCCATGAAGGCACTCAAGTGGACGCAAACATTCTATTCGATGAAGGCTCCCAGCGTTCCTTCGCAACACAAATATTAATCGACCAGCTACGATTGCAGCCTCATCAGACAGAATTAATACAACTCTCTACATTTGGATCTCCTAACCCACAAGTAAAGAAACTGAATGTCGCAAGTCTTCAAGTGATCACTAAATCAGGTACACCTATCTCCATAACTGTTTTAATTGTTCCCTCCATAGCCACACCCTTGGAGAACACAGTAGAAACATCCTGTTTGACTGATCTACTTCACCTCAAGGGACTTCAGTTAGCACATCCAGTAACCAGATCTGACAGctttgaaatttcattgttAATTGGTGCTAACCACTATTGGGACTTCGTGGGTGACCACACTGTTCGTGGCAATGGGCCTACTGCAATCAGTTCTAAACTTGGATATCTCTTGTCAGGTCCACTTTCAATTACAAACCCACAGCAACCAAGGAACATCACCAATCTAATGTGTATGATAACCAATAGCAGACAAGAAGAGGAGGAACTGCAACACATGTGGTCTGTTGAATCTATTGGTATTTCTCAATCAACCCCACTTGATCCCGACGAACAATTTTTTCAGAATTATTCTTCAACCGCTATTTCCCGGTGTGCTGACGGCTCATACATAGCAAGGCTCCCATGGAAAGAACAACATCCTCCGCTACCAACTAATTTCAACATATCTCAGAAGAGAACCACCTCATTAGTGCGACGACTAGCCCAAACACCACATATGCTATCAACGTATGATGCTATCATTTCTGACCAGTTAAAACGTGGATTCATTGAAAGAGTACAGGCATCTAATACATCCACTGGCGTCCACTACATTCCACACCATGCTGTGCGAAAGGATTCGGTGACTACGCCTATTCGTATTGTGTTTGATTGCAGCTGCAGTGAGTCTAGATCCTCCGCAAGTCTCAATGATTGTCTTGAACCAGGTCCTACGCTACTAAATGATCTGTGCTCAATCATCCTCCGATTTCGTCTACACAATTACGGATTTGCTACAGACATCGAGAAGGCCTTTCTCCAAATCAAACTACATCATAATGATCGAGATTACACAAGATTCTTGTGGCTCTCCGACACAAGTAATCCCAACAGTGAACTCATAACATACCGCTTTCAAGCAGTATTATTTGGGGCAACCTCCTCCCCATTCATCCTGAATGCAGTTCTACGTCATCATTTGCAACAGTATCAAACAACTGTAGCAGATGACATCACTCAAAACCTTTATGTTGATAACATCATTTCAGGTTGTTCATCAGCAGAAACTGCTACACAGTACTACCAACAAGCTCGACAAATCATGAAAGAGGCAAAATTCAACTTACGCAGTTGGGCATCCAACAGTTCTGTATTGAACACTCTTGCTGCACAGGATGCTACCGCAGACCCTAATACAACTGTTAACATCCTTGGCATTCAGTGGTCAACTCATGATGATCAACTACACCTTACTCCTAGCAAACTTGCCAACATCAATAACTTAGTCACCAAGCGTGAAGTCTTACAGCAGTCCTGCAAAGTTTTTGATCCCATAGGGCTTGCTACTCCTGTTACAATTAGAGCTAAAATGCTCATTCAAAGGCTCTGGAAGGAGAGTGTGGACTGGGATGAACCATTGAGTGATATCCTATGTCAAGAATGGTCCTCAATTTTTACAGATTTAGTCTCTGTTAGTGAGCTAGCAATTCCACGCCAGTACTACAGCTGTGAATCTAAAATGACCAATGCTGAACTACATCTGTTTTGTGATGCTAACATCAAGGCCTATGGCACCATCGCCTTTTTTCGTCAGAAGGATGAAACCACCTTTGTGATGGCAAGAGGAAGAGTGGCTCCTTTGAAACCTCTTACAGTACCACAACTTGAACTACTAGGAGCACTCACAGCAACACGACTTAGTGATTATCTTCAAACTTCCTTCACACGACACAAATTCAAGTCACATTTTTGGACTGACAGTCAAATAGTGCTGTACTGGATACAGGGACATAAAAAGCTGAAGCCATTTGTACAACACCGTGTTAGTGAAATCCAACTAATTACACAGAAGTATGATGCCACTTGGCACTACTGTCCGACAGCTGATAACCCTGCTGACATGATCACTAGAGGGTCCAGTACCAGTCAACTTTCATCTTCTTTACTCTGGAACAAAGGCCCACCATGGTTAACTAATGACAGCAATTGGCCACAATGGACCCCTTCCTCAACCTTCCACTTACATGTGGCAGCCATCACCTGTGAGGAATTTATACCTGCAGCTCCACAACCATTGTCATCATCCCCAACCATCAGTCTTCACAACATCATCGATCCCAACAATTACAGCAGCTTGGGAAAATTGCTAAGAGTCTCAGCCTATGTTTACAGGTTCATTACAGCCATCAGGAAACACAATGACTGCCAGTGTGAGCAACTTACAGCTACAGAAATTGACCTTGCCAGAATACAGTGGATAAAGAACAGCCAGTATCAGATTTATGCAACTGAGATATCCAACCTTAATTCCCCTAACTCCAGTAACAAACAGTCTACACTAGTACGTCAACTACGATTGTTCATCGACAGTAATGGCCTACTTCGATGCGGTGGGAGAATCCATAACGCTCCGTTGACACAACTAGCCAAATTTCCATATCTATTACCTCCAAAACATCCGTTTACAGCTTTAGTAGTGTATGCTGCACATGTTAAACTCTACCACTCGGGAGTTGGAACTACAGTAACAGCCCTGCGCCAGTCCTATTGGATACCAAGAGCCAGACA GCAAACCATACACAGCCCCAGACCCAGCTCCTTTACCAAAGGCAAGATTGCAGAATGTACAGCCGTTCTCAGTGACTGGGGTGGACTTCACCGGAGCTCTCTATGTGTACAACCGAGGCGAGGAAATCAAGGTATATGTATGCTTATTCACATGTGCTACCAGTAG